One Candidatus Thermoplasmatota archaeon genomic window carries:
- a CDS encoding beta-propeller domain-containing protein yields the protein WGWDELGESELWILDVSDPASLSLLGKLLIDDAGTLMATRFDGERAYTIHLPERIDPLDVLDLSDPTDPKLTDVLEIPGWITHMEVRGDRILALGVDDTAEELQVALSLFDVSDAYNAVLMDRVVIGEGWSWSSANWDPKQLSVMDDQELVVVPFTSSFVDRNEWWRTAHAIQLVDFDLSSGDLTVRGIVNTPSSITRTRHHADRILASSDRTLQVIDFTDRDDPSVTAVVELAVHIVDYFKMGDHFVRLVQHDYGSTMRLETRGPSGIVSMDTGLLWGHALPDEPYVYMVGHGSEDRKSYLRIFDYSDPLNPVRMGDVELPNEGYGIGIAPMMEVGYYGYSSLVPALDDGYVVFYSPEYDWEYETPRYTLLVISVLDPYDPTVMSRYSFRASMVMNALIEGDIFYFTDYEYTWERMGEEYVWETRDWLGRVSLKNLDAPVQLPSVDIPGLMINVEGDRVYTLAGGWEEFQTVNVLELQDDAATVLLSVQVDGHVSGIFVEDGIVYLSNTTAYWYWIGEERPRTYFAVLDVTDTENPTVLGLFQVGGYAHLWKLEGGYAFLNSFSGCHFMFDVRGDPSFVGVYHSSGWVTQLRVYDDKAYFVEGLYGVEIVDLS from the coding sequence TGGGGCTGGGATGAGCTGGGCGAGTCCGAGCTGTGGATACTCGACGTCAGCGACCCCGCCAGTCTCTCGTTGCTCGGGAAACTGCTGATAGACGACGCCGGGACGCTGATGGCGACGAGGTTCGACGGGGAACGGGCCTACACGATCCACCTTCCGGAGAGGATAGACCCGCTCGACGTGCTGGACCTCTCGGACCCGACGGATCCCAAGCTCACGGACGTGTTGGAGATCCCCGGATGGATAACGCACATGGAGGTCCGCGGGGACCGGATACTTGCACTCGGCGTGGACGACACCGCGGAGGAGTTGCAGGTGGCGCTTTCGCTGTTCGATGTCAGCGACGCGTACAATGCGGTGCTGATGGACCGCGTCGTGATTGGCGAGGGCTGGAGCTGGTCCTCCGCCAACTGGGACCCGAAGCAGCTGTCGGTGATGGACGATCAGGAACTCGTGGTCGTTCCCTTCACCTCGAGCTTCGTGGACAGGAACGAGTGGTGGAGGACCGCGCACGCGATACAGCTCGTGGACTTCGACCTCTCCTCAGGTGACCTGACGGTGAGGGGGATCGTGAACACTCCCTCGTCCATAACGAGGACACGCCATCACGCGGACAGGATACTCGCGTCGTCCGACAGGACGCTTCAGGTGATCGACTTCACCGACCGCGATGACCCGTCGGTAACGGCGGTAGTGGAGCTGGCCGTTCACATAGTGGACTACTTCAAGATGGGCGACCACTTCGTGAGGTTGGTCCAGCACGACTACGGTAGCACGATGAGGCTGGAGACGAGAGGCCCCTCCGGGATCGTGTCGATGGACACTGGTCTGCTGTGGGGCCACGCCCTCCCTGACGAGCCGTACGTCTACATGGTCGGCCACGGTTCGGAGGATAGGAAGTCGTACCTTCGCATCTTCGACTACTCCGACCCGCTGAACCCCGTTCGGATGGGCGACGTGGAGCTTCCAAACGAGGGCTACGGAATAGGCATCGCCCCCATGATGGAGGTGGGCTACTACGGTTACTCGAGCCTCGTCCCAGCTCTGGATGACGGGTACGTGGTCTTCTACAGCCCCGAATACGACTGGGAGTACGAGACGCCCCGGTACACGCTTCTCGTGATCAGCGTGCTCGATCCATATGACCCGACGGTCATGTCGAGATACAGCTTCAGGGCCAGCATGGTGATGAACGCGCTCATCGAGGGCGACATCTTCTACTTCACGGACTACGAGTACACCTGGGAGCGCATGGGCGAGGAATACGTGTGGGAGACACGCGACTGGCTTGGGCGGGTCTCTCTCAAGAATCTGGACGCCCCCGTGCAGCTACCGTCAGTCGACATCCCGGGATTGATGATCAACGTCGAGGGCGACCGCGTCTACACTCTCGCGGGAGGATGGGAGGAGTTCCAGACGGTCAACGTCCTCGAGCTGCAGGATGACGCCGCGACCGTGCTTCTTTCGGTCCAGGTGGACGGGCACGTCAGCGGCATCTTCGTGGAGGACGGTATCGTCTACCTCAGCAACACGACCGCGTACTGGTACTGGATCGGCGAAGAGCGTCCGAGGACGTACTTCGCGGTGCTGGACGTGACGGACACCGAGAACCCGACGGTCCTCGGCTTGTTCCAGGTCGGCGGGTACGCGCACCTGTGGAAGCTCGAGGGCGGTTATGCCTTCCTGAACTCCTTCTCGGGCTGCCACTTCATGTTCGACGTGCGCGGCGATCCGAGCTTCGTCGGCGTCTACCACTCGAGCGGGTGGGTCACCCAGCTTCGCGTCTACGACGACAAGGCGTACTTCGTCGAGGGACTGTACGGCGTCGAGATCGTGGATCTCTCGTAA